In one window of Saprospiraceae bacterium DNA:
- a CDS encoding electron transfer flavoprotein subunit beta/FixA family protein codes for MNFLVCISKTADTTSKIAFDAEGKRFSEEGVQFILNPYDEWYGLVRAIELRDQLGGKVDVIHVGGAASEILIRKALAIGADAAYRIDDEATNAWSVATQISEFAKGKNYDIIFTGKETIDYNNAEVGAMISEFLDIPFISLCMKLDVADQQANCSCESEGGYLNLAVELPVVISAAKGLAEQKIPNMKGIIDAKKKPLELIPAVPVSQKTELLQYEVPEGKKGVQMIDPANIDEMVALFKNELKII; via the coding sequence GTGAATTTTTTAGTTTGCATTAGTAAAACTGCAGATACGACTTCGAAAATTGCATTCGATGCCGAAGGCAAACGGTTCAGTGAAGAAGGTGTACAGTTTATATTAAACCCATATGACGAATGGTATGGATTAGTGAGAGCGATTGAACTGAGAGATCAATTGGGCGGAAAAGTAGATGTCATTCATGTTGGGGGCGCAGCATCTGAAATTTTAATCCGGAAGGCGCTTGCCATCGGAGCCGATGCTGCTTATCGCATCGATGACGAAGCAACCAATGCATGGTCTGTTGCAACTCAGATCTCAGAGTTCGCCAAAGGTAAAAATTACGACATCATTTTTACCGGAAAGGAAACCATAGATTACAACAATGCTGAAGTAGGTGCTATGATTTCTGAATTTCTGGACATTCCGTTTATATCGCTGTGCATGAAGTTGGATGTTGCAGATCAGCAGGCAAATTGTTCCTGCGAATCTGAAGGGGGTTATCTCAATCTGGCAGTAGAATTGCCTGTGGTCATATCAGCAGCAAAGGGGCTGGCCGAACAAAAAATTCCCAACATGAAAGGAATTATCGATGCCAAGAAAAAACCACTTGAGCTTATACCGGCTGTTCCAGTTTCGCAAAAAACAGAACTTTTGCAATATGAAGTTCCCGAAGGAAAAAAGGGAGTGCAAATGATAGATCCTGCAAACATCGACGAAATGGTTGCGTTATTTAAAAATGAATTAAAAATAATTTAG
- the ftsY gene encoding signal recognition particle-docking protein FtsY — MGFFDKFFNKEREQDLQKGLHKTKEGLLGKLARTLVGKSKIDAEFLDELESILISSDVGLETTIKIIDRLEARVGKDKFFDYGEVIEILKEEITALLTENSTVDLEDFNTGKSRPHIILVVGVNGVGKTTSIGKLAFQFTKLGKKVMIAAGDTFRAAAEDQLKIWSERVSCHFFSKGMGADPSAVAYEACQYALQNEIDIAIIDTAGRLHTKINLMAELSKINRSIAKSIPGAPHEVLLVLDATTGQNAIEQCKQFSKSAELTGLILTKLDGTAKGGVALGISDQFHIPIRYIGVGEGIEQLQVFNKKAFVESLFSKSPQLLS, encoded by the coding sequence ATGGGATTCTTCGATAAATTTTTCAACAAAGAACGAGAGCAGGATTTGCAAAAGGGCCTCCATAAGACCAAAGAAGGCCTTTTGGGAAAATTAGCCAGGACCCTGGTTGGCAAGAGTAAAATTGATGCAGAATTTCTGGACGAACTCGAATCGATATTAATTAGTTCAGACGTCGGACTTGAAACCACAATTAAGATCATCGATCGACTGGAAGCCCGGGTTGGAAAGGATAAATTCTTTGATTATGGGGAAGTCATTGAAATTCTAAAGGAAGAAATCACCGCACTCCTTACTGAAAATTCAACGGTAGATCTGGAAGATTTTAATACAGGAAAATCCAGGCCTCATATCATTCTTGTTGTTGGTGTAAACGGTGTTGGAAAGACGACTTCAATCGGCAAATTGGCATTCCAATTTACAAAGCTTGGTAAAAAAGTGATGATTGCCGCTGGAGATACGTTCAGGGCTGCGGCTGAAGACCAGCTCAAAATTTGGAGTGAAAGAGTGTCCTGTCATTTCTTTTCAAAAGGAATGGGCGCTGACCCATCTGCAGTTGCCTATGAAGCATGTCAATATGCACTTCAAAACGAAATCGATATCGCTATCATCGATACCGCCGGCAGGTTACACACCAAAATTAACCTGATGGCAGAACTTTCAAAAATTAACCGAAGCATTGCCAAATCGATTCCCGGTGCACCTCACGAAGTTTTACTTGTCCTGGATGCTACCACCGGACAAAACGCAATTGAACAATGCAAACAATTTAGTAAAAGTGCAGAATTAACAGGGCTCATTCTAACTAAACTCGATGGAACTGCCAAAGGAGGAGTTGCCCTTGGAATTTCCGATCAGTTTCATATTCCTATCCGGTATATTGGAGTTGGCGAGGGAATAGAACAGCTTCAAGTTTTCAATAAAAAGGCCTTTGTAGAATCTCTTTTTTCCAAATCTCCTCAACTGTTAAGTTAA
- the lepA gene encoding elongation factor 4 has protein sequence MDHIRNFCVIAHIDHGKSTLSDRLLEFTKTISTRDMQNQALDDMDLERERGITIKAHAIQLQYEHTDGKTYTLNLIDTPGHVDFSYEVSRSIAACEGALLLVDATQGIQAQTISNLYMAIEHNLEIIPILNKIDMESAMVDQVSEQVIDLIGCDKSDIVLASGKTGQGVEDILKAIVDRIPHPKGDPAGPLQALIFDSVFNSFRGIIIYYRILNGSLQKGEKVRFFNAGKDYDAEEIGVLKMSLLPKPNLGCGDVGYIITGIKDAKDVKVGDTITKVNNPCKEAIKGFEEVKPMVFAGIYPVENEYFEDLRDSLEKLQLNDSSLIYEPETSLALGFGFRCGFLGMLHLEIIQERLSREFNQEVITTVPNVSYHAKTTRGEFLIINTPNDLPEPNFLEYVEEPYISAQIITKPEYIGAIIKLCMDKRGILTKQHYLTTDRVELMFEMPLAEIVFDFYDRLKSSTRGYASFDYHPLDYRKSDLVKLDIKLNGDNVDALTALVHRSKAESVGRRMCSKLKEILPKHQFVIAIQAAIGGKIIARETISAMRKDVTAKCYGGDISRKRKLLEKQKEGKKKMRQIGTIDVPQKAFLDVLKLDE, from the coding sequence ATGGACCATATCAGGAATTTTTGTGTTATTGCTCACATAGACCACGGAAAAAGCACCCTTTCCGACAGGCTATTGGAATTTACGAAAACCATTTCTACGCGGGATATGCAAAATCAGGCACTCGATGATATGGATTTGGAAAGGGAAAGGGGTATTACCATAAAAGCCCACGCGATTCAATTGCAATATGAGCACACCGATGGTAAAACCTACACTTTAAACTTAATAGACACACCGGGACACGTCGATTTTTCGTACGAAGTTTCGCGCTCTATTGCAGCTTGCGAAGGCGCTCTTCTTTTGGTCGATGCTACTCAGGGCATACAAGCACAAACCATCTCCAATCTTTACATGGCCATCGAACATAACCTGGAGATCATCCCCATACTGAATAAGATCGATATGGAGAGTGCCATGGTCGATCAGGTTAGCGAGCAAGTGATCGATCTCATTGGTTGTGATAAATCAGATATTGTTTTGGCAAGCGGAAAAACGGGGCAGGGCGTTGAAGATATTCTCAAAGCAATTGTCGACCGGATTCCACACCCAAAAGGCGATCCGGCCGGTCCTTTGCAGGCTTTGATATTTGATTCGGTTTTTAATTCGTTCAGAGGGATCATCATTTATTACCGGATCCTCAATGGAAGCTTGCAAAAAGGGGAGAAAGTGCGATTTTTTAACGCTGGAAAAGATTACGATGCCGAAGAAATTGGAGTGCTCAAGATGAGCTTATTGCCAAAGCCTAATCTGGGTTGCGGAGATGTTGGATATATTATCACGGGAATCAAAGATGCCAAAGATGTAAAAGTAGGGGATACCATTACGAAAGTAAATAATCCTTGCAAAGAAGCCATTAAAGGATTTGAGGAAGTAAAACCCATGGTATTTGCCGGAATCTATCCGGTCGAAAATGAGTATTTTGAAGATTTGCGGGACAGTTTGGAAAAACTGCAATTGAATGATTCTTCACTTATCTACGAACCGGAAACTTCGCTTGCTCTTGGATTTGGGTTTCGATGCGGATTCCTCGGCATGCTCCACCTCGAGATCATTCAGGAAAGACTTTCCAGAGAATTCAATCAGGAAGTCATCACTACGGTGCCCAACGTTTCCTACCATGCGAAGACCACCCGTGGTGAATTTCTGATCATCAATACACCCAATGACCTGCCCGAACCGAATTTCCTGGAATACGTCGAAGAACCCTATATTTCAGCACAGATCATCACCAAGCCGGAGTATATAGGCGCTATTATAAAACTGTGCATGGATAAACGCGGTATTCTTACAAAACAACACTATCTGACTACAGACCGCGTTGAGCTGATGTTTGAAATGCCGCTGGCTGAAATCGTATTTGATTTTTACGACCGTCTGAAATCTTCCACAAGAGGATATGCCTCTTTTGATTACCATCCTTTGGATTACCGAAAATCCGATCTCGTAAAATTGGACATAAAACTGAACGGAGACAACGTGGATGCCCTTACGGCATTGGTGCATCGAAGTAAGGCTGAATCCGTGGGGAGGAGGATGTGTTCCAAGCTAAAAGAAATATTACCCAAACATCAGTTTGTCATTGCAATCCAGGCAGCGATCGGCGGTAAAATTATTGCACGGGAGACGATCAGCGCCATGAGAAAAGATGTTACTGCCAAATGTTATGGAGGAGATATATCAAGAAAGCGCAAGCTTCTGGAAAAGCAGAAAGAAGGCAAGAAGAAAATGCGCCAGATTGGTACCATAGACGTTCCTCAGAAGGCTTTTCTGGATGTATTGAAACTCGACGAATAA
- a CDS encoding threonine aldolase, which yields MSTQTINLISDTITQPTREMLQFMIQAQTGDDVFGEDPTVRALEERLASDFGMESGLFCPSGTMTNQIAIKAHTSPLDEMICEVNSHVYQFEVGGYAFHSGIAVNPVQSSDGKLTPELITSNIRPVFDWFPTSKLVVVENTGNRSGGNFYTLDEIEKLSKCCKTNKLKLHMDGARIYNAMLEGGYTSKDVGSLCDSVSVCLSKGLGAPVGSVLLGSQSFIALCRRIRKVMGGGMRQSGLLAAAGIYALDYHIDRLKDDHKKAKQIEACLKKCEYVSSIKPVFTNILIFELVDACPAQKFLEILKAQHIVAHGFGTHKVRFVTHLDITDEMMDRLIPALEHLKI from the coding sequence ATGTCAACTCAAACGATCAATCTGATCAGCGATACCATTACGCAGCCTACCAGGGAAATGCTCCAATTCATGATCCAAGCCCAGACCGGTGATGATGTATTTGGTGAAGACCCAACGGTGCGTGCACTTGAAGAACGTTTAGCATCAGATTTTGGCATGGAGTCCGGACTGTTTTGTCCTTCGGGGACTATGACCAATCAAATTGCGATCAAAGCTCATACCTCTCCACTGGACGAAATGATTTGTGAAGTCAACAGTCACGTTTATCAATTTGAAGTGGGAGGCTATGCTTTTCATAGTGGAATTGCTGTAAACCCGGTTCAATCCAGCGATGGAAAACTTACACCCGAACTTATCACTTCGAACATCAGACCCGTTTTTGACTGGTTTCCAACAAGCAAACTCGTCGTTGTTGAAAATACCGGCAATCGGAGCGGAGGAAATTTCTACACATTAGACGAAATTGAAAAACTTTCAAAATGTTGCAAAACAAACAAGCTTAAACTCCATATGGATGGAGCAAGGATCTACAATGCCATGCTGGAAGGTGGTTATACGTCCAAAGATGTGGGTTCGCTTTGCGATTCAGTTTCTGTCTGCTTGTCAAAAGGCTTAGGTGCGCCGGTGGGCTCTGTATTGTTAGGAAGCCAATCTTTTATAGCGTTGTGCAGAAGAATCAGAAAAGTCATGGGTGGAGGGATGAGACAATCGGGCTTATTAGCCGCAGCAGGGATTTATGCATTGGACTATCACATCGACAGATTAAAGGATGATCACAAAAAAGCAAAACAAATCGAAGCCTGTTTGAAAAAATGCGAATATGTATCATCAATCAAACCGGTTTTTACCAACATCCTTATATTTGAATTGGTTGATGCTTGTCCTGCACAAAAATTTCTGGAAATATTGAAAGCACAACACATTGTTGCACATGGATTCGGAACACACAAAGTGAGATTTGTAACGCATTTGGATATCACGGATGAAATGATGGACAGACTGATTCCAGCACTGGAACATCTAAAAATATAA
- a CDS encoding electron transfer flavoprotein subunit alpha/FixB family protein has protein sequence MILVICESKSGKLSKNSAEALSFGSDLSQATGKPLNALIPSNLEAEELKYFQLHKIFRFQASVAIHADNYARLISSVCSQVNPGILLLSNNSLGKALGGKLAVKLQYGLLSNVVNFKWSEGKLQFRKSVFSGKAFAMYSGETLPVIISLLPNAYGVRKSAEGFQNPVEDLSHTLTESRIKIVEWVQAKGKTPLTEADVVVSGGRGLKEAVHFKMIEELADLLNAGTACSRPVADAGWRPHHEHVGQTGTAIRPKVYIAIGISGAIQHLAGVNNSKKIIVINKDAEAPFFKAADYGICGDLFDVVPKLIEALKNSK, from the coding sequence ATGATATTGGTCATTTGTGAATCAAAGTCCGGGAAATTAAGCAAGAATAGTGCTGAAGCGCTAAGTTTCGGCAGCGATCTTAGTCAAGCCACAGGGAAACCATTGAATGCGCTGATTCCTTCAAATTTGGAAGCGGAAGAATTAAAATATTTTCAACTCCATAAAATTTTCAGATTCCAGGCTTCCGTTGCAATACATGCCGACAATTATGCCAGGTTGATCAGCAGTGTTTGCTCGCAGGTAAATCCCGGCATTTTGTTGTTGAGTAATAATTCTCTGGGAAAAGCCCTGGGTGGAAAATTGGCTGTGAAATTGCAATATGGTCTGCTCAGCAATGTTGTAAATTTTAAGTGGTCGGAAGGTAAATTGCAATTCCGCAAATCGGTCTTTTCAGGAAAAGCTTTTGCCATGTATAGCGGTGAAACTTTACCTGTTATAATTTCGTTATTACCCAATGCCTATGGCGTCAGGAAAAGTGCTGAGGGATTCCAGAATCCGGTTGAGGATCTTTCACATACTTTAACTGAATCCAGAATTAAAATTGTGGAATGGGTGCAGGCAAAAGGTAAAACGCCTTTGACGGAAGCTGATGTAGTCGTATCCGGAGGCCGTGGGTTAAAAGAAGCTGTTCATTTTAAAATGATAGAAGAACTAGCAGATTTGCTGAATGCAGGAACCGCTTGTTCGCGCCCGGTAGCCGATGCCGGCTGGAGACCTCACCACGAACACGTAGGTCAAACGGGTACAGCCATTCGGCCAAAAGTTTATATCGCCATAGGAATTTCCGGAGCCATACAGCATCTTGCAGGTGTTAATAATTCAAAGAAAATTATTGTCATCAATAAAGATGCAGAAGCTCCTTTTTTTAAAGCCGCTGATTATGGAATTTGTGGGGATTTGTTCGATGTGGTTCCGAAATTAATAGAGGCTTTAAAAAATAGCAAATAA
- a CDS encoding T9SS type A sorting domain-containing protein gives MKTSIQKKWIYPSGILISIILLASSGNAPDGNTGAPFDGICSNCHGGGSYQGNITIDGIPSMIDPNTTYPVTVTIDVTSGSPPAAGFQVVVVNQSNQNNGNLTSTNGETGTSFFAGREYLDQRGPKAVSGGTVSWNFEWTSPNGPNGTTVNFYFAGNMVNNTGSSSGDAVINSSFSGTIVGGGNPLMASIPTKTNVSCFGESDGTATASATGGNPPYTYEWSNGSSDNPVTGLSAGAYIVTVTDNSAATATASTTITQPPLLTHVVQITRHVTCPGGRDGSATVNAFGGTPPYTFIYSSGSGNNLSAGMYGVTVTDSKNCQDNSTFEILQPENYAIEELQFMNPLCPDDSSGTIQVLVTGATPPYKYKWSSGETTASILNKTTGGYTITITDAKNCAIVKSYTLTSQDTISPILIGKNGTVYLDIHGNASIQARDFVSNLSDNCDATPALAINQDSFSCSNVGTTDYFLSAQDQFGNKSFDTIQITILDTFKPMISIWQDTSFSHCNIVVPVFDAMDACGIKRFEQTAGPKSGDLFPVGISVLEFFAEDQNNNSSTAKLQVNVINPLTLALDSFYFEKCYGDKAMHVFSFENKNKSRMVYINQTDTIVVLTDSLVISSTNRPDSIKSYLFDTTGCAVNVEQSVSYPDSIYTLDSVVTTDQIELQNGSLTIYPTTYDSIQILDRTGQVISTNGQDLPADLYYVKLFKDGCEFIFGPYVVKLIISTEEKDLRTIRIQPNPFTTGIHVKGSAEVPWMEIRLFNFQGNQILTRKLIEADSYIDLSEIAAGPYYLMVKTGIAMQQFKLVKL, from the coding sequence TTGAAAACATCAATTCAGAAAAAATGGATTTACCCAAGTGGTATCCTTATCAGTATCATTTTGCTGGCTTCTTCTGGCAATGCACCCGATGGGAATACAGGCGCCCCTTTTGATGGTATTTGTTCAAATTGTCACGGTGGAGGTAGTTATCAGGGAAATATCACCATCGATGGCATCCCGAGTATGATAGACCCCAATACAACGTACCCGGTAACGGTGACCATCGACGTTACCAGTGGTTCCCCACCTGCAGCAGGTTTTCAAGTGGTTGTTGTTAATCAATCAAATCAGAATAACGGAAATCTGACAAGCACAAATGGCGAAACCGGAACTTCATTTTTTGCCGGCCGCGAATACCTGGATCAACGGGGGCCTAAAGCAGTTTCTGGTGGGACTGTATCCTGGAATTTTGAATGGACATCACCCAACGGACCAAACGGTACCACTGTCAATTTTTATTTTGCCGGAAACATGGTCAATAATACAGGGTCTTCAAGTGGGGATGCTGTTATTAACTCAAGTTTTTCAGGAACCATAGTTGGTGGTGGAAATCCACTTATGGCATCCATCCCAACTAAAACCAATGTGAGTTGTTTTGGCGAATCCGACGGAACAGCAACGGCTTCGGCAACCGGAGGAAATCCTCCATATACTTACGAGTGGTCTAACGGAAGTTCCGATAATCCAGTCACCGGACTATCAGCTGGTGCGTATATTGTTACCGTTACAGATAATTCCGCTGCAACGGCTACTGCAAGCACGACGATTACACAACCTCCATTGCTTACCCATGTAGTGCAAATTACCAGGCATGTAACCTGCCCGGGTGGACGCGATGGAAGTGCAACAGTCAATGCATTCGGGGGCACCCCACCCTATACGTTTATATATTCATCGGGCTCAGGCAACAACCTCAGTGCAGGTATGTATGGAGTTACCGTGACAGATTCTAAAAATTGTCAGGACAACAGCACTTTTGAAATTTTACAACCCGAAAATTATGCCATAGAAGAACTGCAATTTATGAATCCTTTGTGCCCGGATGACTCGAGCGGGACCATACAAGTGTTAGTAACCGGCGCCACCCCACCATATAAATACAAATGGAGTTCCGGAGAAACAACAGCTTCAATTTTAAACAAAACTACCGGCGGTTATACGATCACAATAACCGATGCAAAGAATTGTGCAATTGTGAAATCCTACACACTAACCAGCCAGGACACCATTTCACCGATATTGATTGGTAAAAATGGAACTGTTTATCTCGATATCCATGGAAATGCCTCTATCCAGGCAAGGGATTTCGTAAGCAATCTTTCAGACAACTGCGATGCAACTCCTGCATTAGCTATCAATCAAGATAGCTTTAGCTGCTCGAATGTCGGTACGACTGACTATTTTCTCAGTGCACAGGACCAATTTGGAAACAAATCCTTCGACACGATTCAGATCACCATATTGGACACATTCAAACCAATGATTTCAATTTGGCAGGACACAAGCTTCAGCCACTGCAATATAGTAGTTCCGGTATTTGATGCCATGGATGCATGCGGAATTAAAAGATTTGAACAAACTGCCGGACCCAAAAGCGGTGACTTGTTTCCGGTTGGAATTTCTGTCTTGGAATTTTTTGCCGAAGATCAGAACAACAACAGCTCCACTGCCAAACTTCAGGTAAATGTCATCAATCCACTCACCCTTGCTTTAGACAGTTTTTATTTTGAAAAGTGCTACGGCGATAAGGCCATGCATGTGTTTTCCTTTGAAAACAAAAATAAATCCAGAATGGTCTATATCAACCAAACTGATACCATAGTTGTACTGACAGACAGTCTGGTGATTTCTTCGACCAACAGACCTGACTCCATTAAATCTTATTTGTTTGACACAACGGGTTGTGCGGTAAACGTAGAACAATCCGTGAGCTATCCGGATTCAATATATACCCTCGATTCTGTAGTCACCACAGACCAGATCGAACTTCAAAATGGAAGTTTGACGATTTATCCAACGACTTACGATTCCATCCAAATCCTGGACCGAACGGGACAGGTAATCAGCACAAATGGCCAGGATTTACCCGCAGATCTCTATTACGTAAAACTATTTAAGGATGGTTGTGAATTCATTTTTGGCCCCTATGTCGTCAAACTCATCATCTCAACTGAAGAAAAAGACCTGCGGACCATACGGATCCAGCCAAATCCATTTACAACGGGTATCCATGTAAAAGGATCTGCGGAGGTACCCTGGATGGAGATCAGGCTCTTTAATTTTCAGGGAAATCAAATTTTGACCCGGAAATTAATTGAGGCCGATAGTTACATTGACCTTAGCGAAATCGCTGCTGGACCTTATTACCTTATGGTCAAAACAGGAATTGCAATGCAACAATTTAAACTTGTGAAACTTTAA
- a CDS encoding bifunctional nuclease family protein has translation MPNQDNKLIELEIIALSHSVTQSQNYAIVLGELEGNRRLPIVIGGYEAQAIAVVLERMTPNRPLTHDLFKNTLSSFGIEIKEIIISNLVDGIFYSQLICEKDGEILKIDSRTSDALALAVRFDSPIFTYEFIMDAAGVVLEESEEEVVKKPIRKDEPLKSFNSYSTQELEALLKKVLEEENYEKAAHIRDELNRRK, from the coding sequence ATGCCAAATCAGGACAATAAACTTATAGAACTCGAAATTATCGCACTTTCGCATAGTGTGACCCAATCGCAGAACTATGCGATTGTTCTGGGCGAACTCGAAGGCAACAGGAGATTGCCTATTGTCATTGGCGGTTATGAAGCCCAGGCTATAGCAGTGGTTTTAGAGCGCATGACTCCCAACAGACCACTTACTCACGACTTGTTTAAAAATACACTGTCTTCATTTGGAATTGAAATCAAAGAAATCATCATCAGCAATCTTGTCGATGGAATATTTTACTCTCAGCTGATATGCGAAAAGGATGGAGAAATTTTAAAAATTGATTCTCGTACTTCGGATGCACTTGCTTTGGCAGTAAGGTTTGACAGTCCCATTTTTACATATGAATTTATCATGGATGCTGCAGGGGTAGTGCTCGAAGAATCAGAAGAAGAAGTTGTCAAAAAACCAATTCGGAAAGATGAACCTCTAAAATCATTCAACAGTTACAGTACCCAGGAATTGGAAGCATTGTTGAAAAAAGTATTGGAAGAGGAAAACTACGAAAAGGCTGCTCACATTCGAGATGAACTGAATCGTCGCAAGTAA